Within Planktothrix tepida PCC 9214, the genomic segment CCAATTGCCCAAGTGATAATTAAGGATAAAATTGCTAATAATAACGTAGCCGGAACTCGTTCTAAAAGCAAAGAGGTAACAGACCGTTGATTGGCAAAACTATAGCCAAAATTGCCGTAACCAACAATTTGCCCTAACCAAAACCAATATTGTTCTACAGCCGATTTATCAAGGTGAAATTTTACTCGCAGTTGGTCTAAGGTTTCCTGGGAAATTTGAGGATTATTTGAAAGGTTATCTAAATAATCTCCAGGGGCAAGCTGAGTAATGGTAAAACATAAAGCGGAAGCTAAAAATAGCGTTAAAATGGCTTGTAATAATCGCTTACCAATATAGACAAATGTTTCATTCATCATCTGGCTTTTCCCCTTTTATAACCTGCAAATAACGTCACGGAAAACCGATAAAAATTAATCGTATTCTAACAAACTAATCACCGGAACATCGGGCAATTGTACCCGACCGTTTAAACCCGTGAGTTCCACAACAAAACAAAATCCAGCAACGGTCGCCCCCGCTTGTTGAACTAATTCAGCCGTCGCTTTTGCTGTCCCACCTGTGGCAATTAAATCATCTACAATTAACACCCGATGTCCTGATGAAATTGCATCTTGGTGCATTTCTAAACAATCCGTGCCATATTCTAATTCATATTCAGCCCGATAGACGGCCGACGGTAATTTTTTCGGTTTACGGATAGGAACAAACCCCACGTCTAATTGATAAGCTAAAGGCATTCCAAATAAAAATCCCCTCGACTCCATTCCGAGAATATAGTCAGGAGACAAAGGACGACATTTTTCCGTTAAACAATCAATGGTATACCGCAGTCCTTGGGGGTCTTGTAACAAAGTCGTAATATCTCGGAATAAAATTCCGGGTTTAGGAAAATCGGGAATTTCCCGAATGAGAGACTTTAAATCCATGAGTATTGTAATCAACGAGAAGATCGAATAGACTCAGGGAAATTGTCTCTCATTCTGTGCGCTCTGTCGAGTTATTTTTTCCCTTTGTGTTTGCTGTCTTCATCAGGAAAACGAATAATATCATCGTCCCCCAAATATTCGCCATTCTGCACTTCAATCATCACCAAAGGAATCACCCCAGGATTTTCCACGCGGTGGGGGGTATTCATGGGAACATAGGTGGACTGTTTCGGAAGCAGTAAAGTTTCCTCACCCCCACAAACGACTTTAGCGGTTCCTGCCACTACAATCCAGTGTTCACTGCGATGATAGTGCATTTGGGTACTGATATGATAACCTGGATTGACGACAATGCGATTAATTCGGTAGCGATCGCCTTCTTCAAGTAAACTCACCTGACCCCAAGGCGGTGTCCGAGTTGTACTTTCTTCGGAAATAGGGGTTTGTGCAGTTTTATCTGTGCTCATAATTCTTGTCAGTATCAGAGAATACCAATTTTATAACCTAATTTTGGGGTTAAAATCCCTCTTCATCTTACCTATTCATGAATCCGAATTCAACAATTATTGTTCAAATTCAAGAATCTGGTCAAAATATTTACCAAGGACTGCCAATTAAAGTAAACGCTGACCAATAATAAGGATGAGTCAAAGTTTGAGGCGGTAAATTTCCCAGTTCTGGCGGCAGCAGAATCCTTTGTTTCTCATCGAGTTGTAAATAACCTGCTTCTAATTTTACCTCCCCTTTCAAAAGTTTAATTTGAGCTTTTCTTAATGCCTCAGCTTTAATTTTAGACCCCTGTAATTGACGATAAAACTCAGTCATTAACCCTAACGTTCCCTCATCACTAACATACCATAAACTCGCTAAAGCTGATTTTACACCCGCTTGAACCGCTAACCCTGCAAATCCGAGTTCTGCGTGTTCATCTCCTAAAGCAGTACGACAAGACGACAAAACTAATAACTCCACTGCGGGTTTATTCCATCCTAACTGTCTTAACTGATTTAAACCCAATCGTTCCTTATCCCACAATTGTATAAAAGAATTATCAGGACGTCCGGGGTTAAATTCACTATGGGTCGCTAAATGAATAATTTGATAGGGATAATCTCGCCGTTGACGAATTAAATTATTAATCGTAAAGGCTTGATTCATAAACACATGACCCGACCACATCCGTTGAGTAATTAAATTTAACTCAGTTTCTACCGCAGGTAAGGGTTGTAAATCCACAAACCGACTCGCTCCCATAGCTAAAACTTGCGTATTTTCCAGAGAACGATAACGAGTATCTAATAAACTCAAACTCGGAATTAAACTCAAACTATAATTTTCGACTAAAAAATGCTGACCGTCATGGAGTGCAGCCATCGGTAAACTGCGTAATCCAGCATCTAAACTCAATAATAATGTTTCAATATTACCCGCTTTCAATTCAGATTCAATCGGAGTAATTAACCAGCGATACAGTTGTTGAGAAGCCGATAAATAACTTTCAGAATTTCGATCTCGTGGATTCGTAATTCCAGTTCTAAACTCCTGAACTTTTGCCATTAATTCGGCATGAGAAACATCAACTCGTTTCAATTGCGGTTTTCCATTTTCCGTTAAAATCACCACATCTAAATCATTTTGTCTCAACATCACATAAACCACCGCCGCATGGGTTCCCGTTTCTCGATAAATGCGTTTTAAAACCGATGCTGCATCAGCCGTTGTTAATGAAAAACCCACCACGTCTTGACCGAAATATTCGGCAAATTCATCCCGACGTAATTCCTCTAATCCAGTAAATCCCCCCCAATTTCTATCCTGCAATTGAGTTTGATTAGCACTAAAGATTAAATTATTAACTTCACGAATGGGAATCTCTAATTTTTGTTGAGAATTAACTTCTTTTAAACCCGGAAAACCCATCATCGGAGGCATTCCCGGTGCGCCATTTCCAGGAACTAATCGCGAATCCAACTGCAAAATCCCCGGAGAATGATTTGAAAACGGCCCAGAAGTTATCCCTATTGGGGAGGGGTTAGTATTACTTAAAATCATCTGACCTTGAGGATTAACACTCACATGATTCGCCGGACTATTAAAGGGAGAACCTGTTAGTAATTCAGGTAAGGCTAACGGACTCACCGACCCATTTCCCAGAGTTGCTGTCACCGGGACTTCTAAATTTAACATTTGTCCCATTCCTGATAACTGAACAAAATTACCATTCCCCCCTGGAGTGGGTTGGGGTGCTGCATTTCCTGGTATTGAATGGGGAGAAGGTGAGAGGGGACTGGTTGAAAACATCGACGGAGAATTAGGCGGTAAAACAATATTATTTCCACCCATCGGTTGATTTTGAATCGGTAGAAAATTCCCCGGCATTGCAGAGGTAGAGTTAGGGCTAAAAATAGTGGAATTATTAACAGGAATAGCTGGAAAAAACAGTGCGGAATTTAGATTGGAAATTTGGCTAGGGGGGACAGCACGCCCCTGATGTTCCCCAGGGACAGCCATGACACCCCCAGAAACCCCAGGCATTTCAGCCATCGCCGGACAAATAAGACCATTTAAAACCAAAAGGGGGATCAATTTTGCAGTGAATCGATGGGTTTTCATGTCGTCTAAACTCCTTAGACATCCGGCGAATCCAGACGCCTATCAATAGTTTAGAGTATTTTCTGCCTAAAAAATCCGGCTTTACCAACTCTTTACCGATTGGCTATTTATTTCTTCAACCCTTGATTTAACCATTGCTGCATTAACTTAATTTCCGCTTCTTGAGATGTTAAAATAGCTTGAGCAAGTTGTTGAATTTCCGAGCGTTTTGATTTGGTTTGAGCATCTTTTGCCATGATTAATGCCCCTTGGTGATGGGGAATCATCGCGGTGAAAAATCGTTGATCAAAACCTGAATCAGCCGCCCCTAAATCAGCCATCATCATCATTGAATCCATTTGTTGGGAAGACATGGGCATACTATGACCCATAGCCGCATGATAAGCAATGGCATCTTTTGCTTGGGGATACCAAGTTTTTCGCCATTGCTGCATCTGAGCAATTTCTTTTTCTTGAGCTTTAATAATGTCTTCGGCTAATTTTTTAACTTCAGGACGAGTCGATTTTTGGAGAACTTGTTGAGCCATGTTAATAGCGCCTTGATGATGGGGAATCATGGCATCAATAAAGCGTAAATCATACTCAACATCGGCTGGGCCTAAATCCATCATCATGCCATGATTTCCTGACATCATGCTGTGATTTTGACTTAGGATTGTTTCAGAACTAACGGGAGTTGCTGTTGAAGAATTAATCGGTTTAGAAGAGGATTCAACTGTTGTACAAGCACCTAAACTTAAGGTCAGGAAAATTCCGAGGATAGAAGTTAACAAGTCAGGGTTAAATCTCATAGAGTTTGGGTTCAAAATTTAGAATGGAAAGGTGAATTTGTTAGAATAAAAGCGGAGTTAATCTCAGAGGTAAACTCCTCAGTTTTAGTTTGACATTCAAAAATGAAATCAGGATGAAATGGTCAAAAATCATCACCCCCCATCGTCTCCTTGGAAAGTCATTCAACTTTTAGCCGAGATTCATTCTCCTTGGGTAACGGTAATTGCGGAACAATTACAAGATGATCAAGGTAAAATTGTAGACTATTGGCGAGTGGAAAAAGCTGATTCTGTTGTGATTTTAACGATTCAGAATCAAACCTTGATTTTACCTCGACCTATGTATCGTCCAGGGGTCGGAAAAACTACACTTGATTTTCCAGGAGGACGAGTTTCCTCAGAACAAACACCTTTAGAAGCAGTTCCCTTAATTCTTCAAAAAGAGTTAGGGATTCAATCTCATGAAATTGCTAAAATTATCACTTTAAATCATGAGGGATGGGCAATTAATAGTTCTTTTTCTAACCAAAAATTGTATGGATTTATGGCTGAAATTTTACCAAATATTTCTATCAATCCCGAACAAATTGGAGCAATTTACCCGATTACAACTCAGGGAATTGAAGCGTTACTCAAGGATTTAGTTTGTCTTCAATGTCGAGGAATTTTATTAGAATGGAAACAGAAATTTAAAATAAATTAGCCTTTGAAATATCAACTACAATAACCCGATCTCGTCCCTGTTTTTTAGCTTGATATAAAGCGATATCTGCTAGTTGTAATAACTCATCACAGGAGTTTCCATGATCAGGAAATCCAGAAACTCCAATGGATACCGTAATTCCTTCTAAAAAATTATAGGAATATTCCTGTTTTAAGTTTTTAACTTTCAGGCGGATTCTCTCAGCAATCATTTGAGCGATTTGAAGATTGGTATTCGGTAAAATAAAGACAAATTCTTCACCACCATAGCGATAAGCCATATCAGAAATACGGAGAACATCTTTTACCGTTTTACTCACCAATTTCAGAACAATATCTCCGGCTTTGTGACCAAACTTATCATTAAACCCCTTAAAATAATCAATATCTGCCATTAAAACACTTAAACATTCTTGCACCTTTTGGGCCGAATTTAGTACCTGGGGAAATACGGTGTCTAAATATCTTCGATTAAATAATCCTGTTAGGGAATCATGAATACTATCATAATGTAAGCTTTCTTCTACCAGATTACTATGTTCAATCGTGGTTTCCAAAATTAACTCTAAATCATTTTTTTCCTGACGTAATAAACCGACTAACGATTGCAGGTGTTCTTGAGAAGCTTGGAGTTTAATTTGTGCTAAATGACGTTCGTGAATTTCTGCTTTTAGTTGTTGATAGGATTTCTGTAATTGAGCTTCTACTAAATCCCCATGAGCCGTCGTAATTTCTAATAAAATTTCTAGGTCAGCTTTTTCCTGCTTCAGGGTTTTAATCTTCTGGCGGAGTTCGTGAATATAGTTTAGTAGTTGTTTTTCAGAACAAGGATCATTTTCCATTAATTTATGCTGGTCTTAAAGGATGAAATAATAAGCAAAGTTCTCTAAATTCAATATACATTTAAAATTCATCCTATTCAAATTGGATGAGTTGATTATAGCAAGAGTTCATTAGCCGTAATCGCACAGTTTCGTCCTTTGGCTTTCGCTTCATATAAAGCGGCATCAGCCGATTCTGTGAGTTGCAAACTCGATAATCCGTGGACTGGAAAACTGGCAATTCCCAAAGAAATTGTCAGTTTTTCCCAAAATGCGTCATGCTTTTCTATCCTCAATCTTTCAACTCCTGAACGCAGTTTTTCTGCTAAATTTTTAGCTTCTTCTAAAGACGTTCTGGGTAAAATCAGCATTAACTCTTCTCCTCCATATCGACAAGCAATATCTGATTGACGAATATTATCAATCAAAAATTGACTGATTTCCTGTAGAACCACATCTCCAACTTGATGCCCCCATTTATCATTAAACCTTTTAAAATAATCGATATCAATCATAATAACACTGAGGACTTGCTGATGTTCCTGGGCATATTTAAGATGACGGTCTAAGGATTTTTCCTGATAACGTCGATTAAACAAACCGGTCAAGGGATCTCGAATACTAAGATTGTGAGTATATTCTTCAATAAAATCTCCATGAGCCGTTGCTGTTTCTAAGATAATTCTCAAATCATGATTGGCTTGGCTGACAGTTTCCAGTAAGAGTCTGAGTTGACGTTCTGATGCTTTTAATTTAGCTTCAGCTAGTTTTCGTTCTCGGATTTCAAAGTGCAATTGTCGGTTGGATTCATATAATTGAGATTCTACTAAATCAGCATGAACGGTTGTTGCTTCTAATAAAATTTCTAAATCCAACTTTTCCCGTTTCAAGATTTCTAACTCTTGAGAGAGTTTTTCCGTTTCCAAGAACAGTTCAGAGAGTGAGTGGGGGGTGGTTTGCTGCATCTTTAAAGTATCCCTCTGGTCTATAAATAAATACTTTAGTTTAGCCTTTAGCCTTCATGGGTCATGGAAATGAAAGAAATTATTTAATCTTGAGTTCCAAAGTTGGCATTAATCGTTGTAAATTTTTTAGGGATTTTCCTTGCCAGGGAATTGTATTAGAGGCTAAAATGATTAATCCCATTTCTTTCTTTTGACGAACTTTAATAACAAATTTAGACAGCATATTAATCCCCGAACTATTCAAAAACTCTAACTCTTGGAGATCCAGGGTAATCAAGGTGGGTTCTTCTAGCAAAATATCATTCAGTAACTTAATCACAGGATTAGTATCTTCAAGACCACTCAAACGCAATGAACCTGATAACGTGATGGTATGGGTATTACTCTCATAGCTCACTTGATAATCTTCCGTTTTAAATTCTTTCATTACCATTGTTATAATCCTTATATTTTGGGGGTAAATTAAACGTGGAATTTTAAAGTTTAAATGGCAAGTTGAACCATTGTTGTGACGTTGACAATTTTAGGTTCTGTTTGAATGGTTTCAAATTTCCATCCCAATCGAGCGAAGTAATCATTAATCATGGTTAAATATCCCAAGCCAGACTGGGTATCATTTTCTAAATTTTGTTCGATTTGCTTAATATACAATTCTTCGATATCAGAATTTATCAGTTTTTCAATAAACTCTTGAAAGGGTTGAACAGCTTCAGGAGTAATGCTATTCACGACAACAAAGATTAGTCTATCTGTTTTTAAATACAGTTGAATGCTAATGGGTTGATTGACTGTATCATCGCTAAATTTCATCGCATTTTCTAATAATTCATTTGCAATAAAACTAACGGAACTTTTAATGTCATTTTGTCGAGAGGAAGTCGCTTGATCATATTCACTTTTTGGGAAAAATGTTGTTACATAATCAGCCATAAAATTAGCTGACAAACCATTATTACGCCAACGCTGTTTGAGCGGCATGGAATAGGGAGAGAAACCAATCATCAGAAATTCATTGCTGACGAGAGGAACTTCAACAAAGTCGCCAAAAATCTCGGTCATAAATTCTTTAAGTGATAACAAACCAAAGGCTATTGAGCTAATCATTTTACTTTTTTACGAAAAGTAAACAAGGGTAAAATAAATAAATTTAGGGAAAAGCACTAAAACAGTGGGAGTCGAATCTCTAAGTGTAACTGGGCTAGGGTGAGTGTAAACAATCTAACCCCATAAAGCAGCTTGGTGAACTGTTGTCAACTTCCCGATTGAAATCTTAGCAAAAGCTGTGGGAGCTTATTTTATCATACAATGTTAAAAACATTAATCCAATTTTTAAAGGATAAAGAAAGATTTAATCCAGATTCTGCAATGACCTAGATTACTAAACTTGTGTACAAGCTGTCAAGAAACAATTGATCTAGATCCTCCCGGTCTAAAATTTAACTCCTTTTCTGTTTCTTTCAAGCTGAATTTGCTGATCCTGTTGAAACAATGCAGATTACCTTGAGAAAGATTGCAGCACACGCTGTAAATAAATTTGAGCAACTTGATCCGATGGATTTTCCCGCAAACAGGTTTCAAAACAATGAGCAGATTCAGGAAAAGCTTCCAGATGATAGAGGGTTAAGGCTTGTTCAAATAACGTTTTTGTTGCCACTTTTCTGCGATATAAATCGGGCGGATCAGCATCAAAAACTTCAAAAACTGATACCATTTCTGATTTTCCTTTCACCCTAACTTTATCAATCACACGGAAGGAATAGATATTAGGATCTTCCAGTCGCAAAAAGGTATGTTCACTAATTAATAAAGGGATGCAATAACGTTTACTTAATTCCTCTAGTCGAGCTCCTAAATTTACAGCATCGCTAATAACGGTACTATCCATTCTGTGTTGTCCACCAACAATCCCTAACATTAAATCCCCCGTATTAATTCCAATGCCAATTGTAATCGGAGGACGATCAGGACGTTGACGAGTGAGATTATATTCTGACAAGCGTTGTAACATTGAAATTCCAGCTTTGACGGCATCATCAGCACTACCTCCAAACAGTGCCATAATCGCATCGCCAATATATTTATCAATAAATCCTCGATTTTCAGTAATCGCAGGTTCCATCCGCGATAAATAAGCATTAATAAATTTAAAGTTATCTTCAGGAGTCATCCGTTCAGACAGTTGGGTAAAACTGCGAATATCTGAAAATAAAATCGACATTTCTTTTTGTACCGCATCCCCCGATTTAACATCCACTAAACTTTCATAGCCTAAAAACGATAAAAATTGATTCGGAACAAATCGACCCGCCGCATCCGTTAATTGTTCTTCTTCATCTAAGGCTAATTCTAAATTACAATTAATCTCAAACATTTCTTCAATAAACCGTTGCCGTTCTTCTTCGGCGCGTCGGCGTTCTGTAATGTCTTGAAACACGCCAATGGCATAGGCAATTTGTCCCCATTCATCATAAATTGGCGTTCCCCAAGTTTGTAAGGGAATAATTCGCTCTAAATATTCAATTTCTAATTGATCAACACTGCCAATTCCCTCATGCAAAGCTTTAAAAATAGGTAAATTTTCTAAGGGATAGGGTTTCTTAATATCTGAGGAGGAATTAGAATAAATATTCAATTTTAAAGGGGGATCAGAAAAGAAAACTTTGTTTCCTAATAATTCTTTAACCACTTGATTCGTATAGTATAATTTTCCGGTGGCATCCACAACCACGACTCCTAATGGAATCGCTTCTAAAAGTTGATAGAGTCGTTGATTTTGTACTCGTAATTCCGCCATTAAATCCAAATTTTCGGTTTTAAGGCGTTGGTTGAGTAGGGTAATTTCTTGATAGGCTTGGGTTAATTGAGTTTTCTGAGCTTCAACGGTTTGTTTTTCTTTTTTTAATTGGGTGAAGCTGTCTCGTAATTGAGCTTCTTTCTGCTGAAGAAGGGCAACTTTTTCTTCTAAACCTGCATAAAGACGGCGTAATTGTCGAGTCATTCGGTTAAAAGCGATCGCTAATTGTCCGATTTCATCATCGGTTGTCACTGGCGCAACTAAGGTTAAATCTCCATCCGATACTTGAGTTGCCGTCTGGGTAATTGCTAAAATGGGACGAGTAATTTGTCGAGCTAGAATATAGACTCCTACAGCTAAAATAACCGCCGAAGTTAATCCAACTGATAAAATAATCCAAGCCAATCGATGGGCAGGTGCATCGGCTTCTGATTGGTGCATTTCTACTAATAATGCTAAGTCTTGTTGATCTAACCACCGATAAACCCCAATGACTGGAATTCCTGCATAGTTTAAATAGATTTTGCGACCGTCTTGTCCCGCTAACGCCGCTTCAATTCCCCGGCTATGAATCTGAGTCGGAAAGTCATTTCGACCAAAACCTTCGGCGGTGACAAACCTCTGAGATCGATCTACTAAATAAGTTTCCCCACTCTTACCTAAACCGGTTTTATCAAAAACAATTTCTTCCATTTTTTTCAGGTTTAAATGAGTGACTAGCACCCCAAAGACATTTTGATCTTGTCCAGTAATGGGTGTGGAAATAGTTAAAGTGGGTTTATGGGTGATCGGCGAAAAATAAATATTTTGTACAAAAGTATGGTAACGACCTTCTTTAAAATATTGTTCGTTAAATCGATATTGGCCTTCAAATTCGGGATTGGTCGAAAAAATAACTTTTCCGTCCTTAGCTGTCAAAAGCTGCACTTTCTTTAAGTCTGGTTTAGCAGCTAGAGCAGAAGCCATATATTGCTTAATTTGAATATAGGCATCCCTCCATTGGGGGGAACGCGCATCCACCGTCAATAGAATCGCTGCGGCTGTTTTGAGATCGGGTAATTGTGCTAAAGAAACGGTTGCATTTTTTTGATTCTCCACCCATAGATTTAACGCTTCTTCTTTCAGGGTAGCCGTCACTTCCAATCGGTCAAACACCAACTGTTGAATGGAGGCTTTGGCGCTTTGAAAGGCGATGGCCCCCACACAGAAGACGGTTACTACAGATAACAGTAAAAAGTAGACCACAAGCCTGGACATCAGGCTTTTTGTCCAGAATTTCATTCAATTGGCCCTTCATCACCTGTCACAACTCACGTTTTCAAGGTCTTTTGTCTGGCTAAGGACTTTCTTTTACCTATATTAGCTAGTTCCGAAAGAACTCATTGCAGCAGCCTCAATTGGTGATCCTTATTTTATCGGGTTTCGGTTGACCCTTGAGTATTGAGGCTTTATTGTTGACAGCGAATCCCTCACACCTGACCCTTGAGTTCATGCCAAAATTGAAGAACTGTTAACTTGAAATTTACCTTTATGTCAAGACCTACTGTCTATTTAGCGATTACAAATCATGGATTTGGTCATGCTGTGCGATCTGCTGCGGTTGCTAATGAAATTCAAAAGCGTTGTCCTGATGTGTTATTAATTCTGGTGACAACAGCACCTCGATGGTTATTAGAATCTTATCTGGAGGGGGATTTTATTGTCCGTCCCCGTGGGTTTGATGTGGGGGTAGTGCAGTCTGATAGTTTAACGATGGATAAAGCTGCAACTTTACAGCAATGGCAACAAATTCGCCAACAAGACCGTTCAATTATTGCCGGGGAAGTCAGTTTTATTAAACAAAATAAAGTTAATTTAATTTTAGCAGATATTCCCCCCTTAGCTTCAGCGATCGCCTCATCTGCGGGAATTCCCTGTTGGATGATGGGGAATTTTGGTTGGGATTTTATCTATCGAGATTGGGGGGAAGAGTTTATGGAATTAGCGGATTGGATTTCGGGTTGTTTTAGTCAATGCGATCGCTTATTTCGCTTTCCCCTTCATGAACCGATGACGGCTTTTCCCCATACAATTGATGTGGGTTTAACGGGGGGAAATCCTCGGTTTAATTTAGAAGCTTTGAGAGAAAAATTAGGAATTACGACTCCTCCTGAAAAAACTATCTTATTAACTTTTGGCGGTTTGGGATTAAATGCAATTCCGGTTCATAATTTTGAACAATATTCTGATTATACCTTTATTACCTTTGATGTAAATTTACCGTCTTTCCCGAATTTAGTTCAAGTAAGTAATTTTTTGCAATTACCGGATATTGATTCCCATTTATTTCGTTTGCGTCCGGTGGATTTAATGCCTTTGTGTGGACGAGTTATTTCTAAACCGGGATATAGTACCTTTGCGGAAGCATTACGGTTAGATATTCCTTTAATTTCTTTAACAAGAGATGGATTTGCCGAAGCCCCCGTTTTATTAGACTGGTTACAAAATTATGGGACGCATCAACTGATCCCGTCGGCTGAATTTTTTGAAAATAATTGGGATTTTATCCATCAACCTCTACAACCCCCTCAGCTTTCTGAAAGATTAGATAAAAATGGCAATGAAGCGATCGCTCAAGCGGTTGTTGACTATCTTTTGAATTTACCTTAAAATTTAAGCATAATAAAGCCATAAAGGGCTTACTACGGGTTTTAATTATGGCGCATTATCAGGAAATTTTAGAGATTCAGACCAGTGGTAAATCATTTTCTAATATTACCCATTATGTGCAGGAAATTGTTAAAAATTCGGGGATAAAAATCGGAATTTGTCATTTGTTTTTACGACATACTTCCGCCAGTTTAATTATTCAAGAAAATGCTGATCCTGATGTTTTAAGAGATTTAGAGAACTTTTTATCGAAATTAGTTCCTGAAGGTAATTATTATATTCATGATGCGGAAGGCTTAGATGATATGCCAGCCCATATTAGAACCGTTCTCACCCATACCTCTGAACAAATCCCCATTTCCCAAGGACGATTATTATTAGGAACCTGGCAAGGAATCTATCTCTGGGAACACCGTCGCCATCGTCATAGCCGTGAATTAGTCGTACATATTATGGGGGAATAATATTAACATATTATTTGATGGCAATTATAGGTTATAATTTTGATTAATACGATTTGAGGTTAATCGTTATGGTACAATAAACCCATCCTATTCATGACGAATATCCTGAACCCAAGGGAACTTTAACCCGTTCTCTGAAATATTATGCGAGAACCCCTGAAGAACCGAAATTATTAGCTAGGGAGGTTTATTTTGTTTCTTCTGAACTCTGTTTTTATGAAATAAAACGCAGTTTAGTATTATCTATTAAAACTGGGGCTACCGATGAAGGACTCGAAAAATTAAACGCTATTAGTACCATCAATGTCAAGCATTTAGGGTTGTTTTCCAATGCTCAAGAATGGCAAAATATTAGTTATTAAATCTCTAGTAACGGTGGGGTGAGTCAGTGGATTTTTTCTAACTCACCCCAACCCCAAAACTTACAAACTAGACATCACTTCTCTAGCCGCTGCTAAGGTTTTTTCAATGTCTTCATCCGTATGAGCTAAAGACGTAAACCCAGCTTCAAATTGAGAAGGAGCTAAATAAATTCCCCGCTCTAACATTCCACGATGGAAACGGCTAAATTTAGCTAAATCGGATTTTTTAGCATCCTCATAATTGTGGACTGGCCCTTGGGTAAAAAATAAACCAAACATTCCACTAATTTGTCCCCCACAAGCCGCATGACCGGTTTCTTTAGCTATTTTTAACAACCCCTCACTTAATTTTTTGGTGATTTTATCCAAATATTCATAAGTTCCAGGTTTTTGCAATAACTCTAGGGTTTTGATTCCCGCAGTCATCGCTAAAGGATTTCCTGATAAGGTTCCCGCTTGATACATCGGGCCAGCCGGAGCGACCATTGACATAATATCCCGACGTCCACCATAAGCACCAACAGGTAAACCGCCACCAATGACTTTTCCTAATGTCGTTAAGTCCGGTGTCACCCCGAATTTCTCTTGAACTCCGCCATAAGCAATGCGGAAGCCAGTCATCACCTCATCGAACACTAATAAAGCCCCATTTTCCTTTGTCAGTACCCGTAGACCTTCCAAAAACCCAGCATCGGGAGGAATAAAGCCAGCGTTGCCTACAATCGGTTCTAGGATGACTCCGGCAATTTCACCTGGATTTTCAGCAAATAGCTGTTTGACGGCTTCTAGGTCATTGTAGGGGGCTGTGAGGGTACTACTGGTAACGGATTTGGGAACTCCAGGAGAATCAGGTAAACCCAATGTAGCGACCCCTGAA encodes:
- a CDS encoding adenine phosphoribosyltransferase, whose product is MDLKSLIREIPDFPKPGILFRDITTLLQDPQGLRYTIDCLTEKCRPLSPDYILGMESRGFLFGMPLAYQLDVGFVPIRKPKKLPSAVYRAEYELEYGTDCLEMHQDAISSGHRVLIVDDLIATGGTAKATAELVQQAGATVAGFCFVVELTGLNGRVQLPDVPVISLLEYD
- a CDS encoding phosphomannose isomerase type II C-terminal cupin domain, with translation MSTDKTAQTPISEESTTRTPPWGQVSLLEEGDRYRINRIVVNPGYHISTQMHYHRSEHWIVVAGTAKVVCGGEETLLLPKQSTYVPMNTPHRVENPGVIPLVMIEVQNGEYLGDDDIIRFPDEDSKHKGKK
- a CDS encoding CHAT domain-containing protein — encoded protein: MKTHRFTAKLIPLLVLNGLICPAMAEMPGVSGGVMAVPGEHQGRAVPPSQISNLNSALFFPAIPVNNSTIFSPNSTSAMPGNFLPIQNQPMGGNNIVLPPNSPSMFSTSPLSPSPHSIPGNAAPQPTPGGNGNFVQLSGMGQMLNLEVPVTATLGNGSVSPLALPELLTGSPFNSPANHVSVNPQGQMILSNTNPSPIGITSGPFSNHSPGILQLDSRLVPGNGAPGMPPMMGFPGLKEVNSQQKLEIPIREVNNLIFSANQTQLQDRNWGGFTGLEELRRDEFAEYFGQDVVGFSLTTADAASVLKRIYRETGTHAAVVYVMLRQNDLDVVILTENGKPQLKRVDVSHAELMAKVQEFRTGITNPRDRNSESYLSASQQLYRWLITPIESELKAGNIETLLLSLDAGLRSLPMAALHDGQHFLVENYSLSLIPSLSLLDTRYRSLENTQVLAMGASRFVDLQPLPAVETELNLITQRMWSGHVFMNQAFTINNLIRQRRDYPYQIIHLATHSEFNPGRPDNSFIQLWDKERLGLNQLRQLGWNKPAVELLVLSSCRTALGDEHAELGFAGLAVQAGVKSALASLWYVSDEGTLGLMTEFYRQLQGSKIKAEALRKAQIKLLKGEVKLEAGYLQLDEKQRILLPPELGNLPPQTLTHPYYWSAFTLIGSPW
- a CDS encoding DUF305 domain-containing protein, with the protein product MRFNPDLLTSILGIFLTLSLGACTTVESSSKPINSSTATPVSSETILSQNHSMMSGNHGMMMDLGPADVEYDLRFIDAMIPHHQGAINMAQQVLQKSTRPEVKKLAEDIIKAQEKEIAQMQQWRKTWYPQAKDAIAYHAAMGHSMPMSSQQMDSMMMMADLGAADSGFDQRFFTAMIPHHQGALIMAKDAQTKSKRSEIQQLAQAILTSQEAEIKLMQQWLNQGLKK
- a CDS encoding NUDIX hydrolase, whose protein sequence is MVKNHHPPSSPWKVIQLLAEIHSPWVTVIAEQLQDDQGKIVDYWRVEKADSVVILTIQNQTLILPRPMYRPGVGKTTLDFPGGRVSSEQTPLEAVPLILQKELGIQSHEIAKIITLNHEGWAINSSFSNQKLYGFMAEILPNISINPEQIGAIYPITTQGIEALLKDLVCLQCRGILLEWKQKFKIN
- a CDS encoding GGDEF domain-containing protein; this translates as MENDPCSEKQLLNYIHELRQKIKTLKQEKADLEILLEITTAHGDLVEAQLQKSYQQLKAEIHERHLAQIKLQASQEHLQSLVGLLRQEKNDLELILETTIEHSNLVEESLHYDSIHDSLTGLFNRRYLDTVFPQVLNSAQKVQECLSVLMADIDYFKGFNDKFGHKAGDIVLKLVSKTVKDVLRISDMAYRYGGEEFVFILPNTNLQIAQMIAERIRLKVKNLKQEYSYNFLEGITVSIGVSGFPDHGNSCDELLQLADIALYQAKKQGRDRVIVVDISKANLF